Proteins from a genomic interval of Fundulus heteroclitus isolate FHET01 chromosome 21, MU-UCD_Fhet_4.1, whole genome shotgun sequence:
- the LOC118556991 gene encoding sialic acid-binding Ig-like lectin 14, whose protein sequence is MDSTKQQMIVIPLKKKVLDTPWSPSINIPADLKEHQSVTISCSALTPCPHSPPELTWNLQQDSHRQTEKNTEGTFTTKIQENITLSDTHDGYNISCSATYPVNGGNKTAETEVTLSVSYAPRNTSASISPSGLVSAGSWVELSCSSRAKPPASFTWFRNSKHGAINVSVGQVYSFNATEGGEYYCEATNDLGNETSLVIHITVNGKLFIFL, encoded by the exons ATACTCCTTGGAGTCCCAGCATTAACATCCCTGCTGATCTGAAGGAGCATCAGTCTGTCACTATCAGCTGCTCAGCTTTGACTCCCTGTCCACACTCACCTCCTGAACTCACCTGGAATCTCCAACAAGACTctcacagacaaacagagaaaaacacagagggaacctTTACAACTAAAATCCAGGAGAACATCACTCTGTCAGACACACATGATGGATACAACATCAGCTGTTCTGCCACATATCCTGTGAATGGAGGAAAcaagacagcagagacagaagtgACTCTCAGTGTTTCAT ATGCTCCTAGAAACACCTcagcatccatcagtccatcaggtttggtgtcagcaggtagctgggtggagctgagctgctccagcagagccaAGCCTCCTGCCAGCTTCACCTGGTTCAGGAACAGCAAACATGGAGCCATTAATGTATCTGTGGGGCAGGTTTACAGCTTCAATGCTACTGAGGGAGGAGAGTATTACTGTGAGGCTACAAATGATCTTGGAAATGAGACATCTTTAGTGATTCATATCACTGTTAATGGTAAATTGTTTATCTTTTTATAA